The following are encoded together in the Roseivirga misakiensis genome:
- a CDS encoding ABC transporter permease, with amino-acid sequence MEIDKNKPPRLVDRFLEWYCSSKYLEEVQGDLHEWFDRRVERQGLRQARLFYIYDVIAYFRLFRLKRINEMEKNNNMLMLNYLKVAARQFKKNFWYSSLNAAGLTIGILSSLLISLYILDELSFDRFHEGHENIYRLLNHNPKTGDKAASTPSPWKINMGTGFPEIKAHTRMGQDGVLVKQAGQNYFESGFYWADENFMSFFSFEVLQGDRNTMLEEPNSVVITATKALRYFDRLDVVGEQLPIKVYDGNKDFLMKITGVIKDVPSNSHLQFDFLGSMSTTKEIYGKFDNWWGLNWLQSYVKLESKADLAAVEAKVPGFFEKYRREGASEFSGIIFQPLADVRLNSSDIHGNFEKGNKDYIYLFGFIAIMILLAAIINYVNLTTAKSSLRGKEVGMRKVFGGTRRQVARQFFIECAFQVSVALLLALSLALLILPLFNEIVSKNMTPADVFQVPVLMVLAFTFVAILTASGIYPAIVMNRFRPVDVIRGNKSGALGTKSWVRKVQVLLQFSIAAFLISSTLIVINQMNHIKQFDKGFNAEQLITIPVDDRGMQDELVLIKERMRKVQGVNMISASGESLPSDMNNTVGFSWDGKLDSEMASIHLVAIDYDYLQTIEADLLLGRNISKEMVSDSSVVCLINESAFKKTGWEDLAGKKIQLDADNRVVAGVIEDFNYNSLHSAVAPTAYILLPPGSRSSPDNLIIRLNTDQVTSALDGIDQIWRAYSDQPLDFKFVDEAFASLYGNEQKFVKMVIGFSIIGIFLTILGLVGLVSFMAERYAKEISIRKVLGASIGSVLTKFSSQFVLIFVIAMAVSLPLSYLVMQEWLQGFAFQVDVSWTIFFVAGLISIFITLVSVGGQSLKVASANPVKYLSDH; translated from the coding sequence ATGGAAATAGATAAAAACAAACCACCACGCTTGGTCGATCGCTTTTTAGAGTGGTACTGCTCTTCCAAATATCTGGAAGAGGTACAGGGCGATTTGCATGAATGGTTTGATAGGAGGGTAGAGCGCCAGGGTTTAAGGCAAGCAAGACTTTTCTACATATATGATGTCATAGCCTATTTCAGGCTTTTTAGGTTAAAACGAATCAACGAAATGGAAAAAAACAACAACATGTTAATGCTCAACTATTTGAAAGTGGCCGCTAGGCAGTTCAAAAAGAATTTTTGGTACTCCTCTTTAAATGCTGCCGGACTTACTATCGGTATTCTAAGTTCTTTACTCATCTCACTCTATATTCTAGATGAATTGAGTTTCGATCGGTTTCATGAGGGACATGAGAACATATATCGATTGCTAAATCACAATCCGAAGACAGGTGATAAAGCAGCATCAACACCATCGCCTTGGAAGATAAATATGGGGACAGGCTTCCCTGAAATAAAGGCACATACACGAATGGGTCAAGATGGAGTTTTAGTAAAGCAAGCAGGTCAAAATTATTTTGAGAGCGGGTTTTATTGGGCAGATGAAAATTTCATGAGTTTTTTCAGCTTTGAAGTCCTTCAGGGAGATAGAAATACAATGCTTGAAGAACCAAATAGTGTGGTCATAACAGCCACCAAAGCCTTGAGGTACTTCGATCGCTTAGATGTAGTGGGTGAGCAACTTCCCATCAAAGTTTATGATGGCAATAAAGACTTTCTAATGAAAATCACTGGGGTAATAAAGGACGTACCCAGTAATTCTCATTTGCAATTTGATTTTCTAGGCTCCATGTCAACCACAAAAGAGATTTATGGTAAGTTCGATAATTGGTGGGGGCTAAATTGGCTTCAAAGCTATGTGAAATTAGAGTCTAAGGCAGATTTAGCGGCTGTGGAAGCTAAAGTGCCAGGTTTTTTTGAAAAATATAGAAGAGAAGGAGCCTCAGAATTTAGTGGAATCATTTTTCAACCACTCGCCGATGTTAGACTCAACTCCTCTGACATCCACGGAAACTTCGAAAAGGGCAATAAAGATTATATCTATCTATTTGGTTTTATAGCCATCATGATCCTGCTGGCGGCCATTATTAATTATGTGAATTTAACGACAGCCAAATCCTCGCTCAGAGGTAAAGAAGTGGGCATGCGAAAAGTTTTTGGAGGCACAAGGAGACAGGTGGCACGCCAATTCTTTATTGAGTGTGCATTTCAGGTTTCCGTAGCCCTGCTATTAGCGCTTAGTCTAGCCTTGTTAATCCTTCCGCTATTCAATGAGATTGTCTCAAAGAATATGACACCGGCAGATGTATTTCAAGTGCCCGTCTTAATGGTTTTAGCGTTTACATTTGTGGCCATTTTAACAGCATCTGGCATATACCCGGCAATCGTTATGAACCGTTTTAGACCAGTGGATGTGATCAGAGGCAATAAGTCAGGTGCCTTAGGTACTAAATCCTGGGTCCGAAAAGTTCAGGTGTTACTGCAGTTTTCGATCGCTGCCTTTTTGATATCTAGTACGCTTATCGTCATCAATCAGATGAATCATATCAAGCAGTTTGACAAAGGCTTTAATGCCGAGCAGTTAATCACTATCCCCGTAGATGACCGCGGAATGCAAGATGAGCTTGTCCTAATAAAAGAAAGGATGCGTAAAGTTCAGGGAGTAAACATGATTTCTGCCTCAGGCGAAAGTTTACCAAGTGACATGAATAATACGGTGGGTTTTTCATGGGATGGGAAACTAGATAGCGAAATGGCCTCCATCCATCTCGTGGCGATCGACTACGATTACCTACAAACTATCGAGGCTGACCTGCTTTTAGGTAGAAATATTTCAAAGGAAATGGTTTCAGACTCGAGTGTGGTTTGTTTGATTAATGAATCGGCTTTTAAGAAAACAGGCTGGGAAGACTTAGCTGGGAAGAAAATTCAATTGGATGCCGATAACAGAGTTGTTGCTGGTGTAATTGAAGACTTTAATTACAATTCGCTTCATTCGGCAGTTGCGCCTACAGCTTATATACTTCTCCCTCCTGGGTCTAGGTCAAGTCCTGATAATTTGATTATTCGTTTAAATACCGATCAAGTAACAAGTGCTCTAGATGGTATTGATCAAATCTGGAGAGCATATAGTGACCAACCATTGGATTTTAAATTTGTAGATGAAGCTTTTGCCAGCCTATATGGCAACGAGCAGAAGTTTGTGAAAATGGTGATTGGGTTTTCCATTATCGGAATTTTCCTGACCATTTTAGGGCTTGTAGGGTTGGTATCATTTATGGCAGAAAGGTATGCCAAGGAAATAAGCATTAGAAAGGTTTTAGGTGCTTCTATTGGGAGTGTTTTGACCAAATTTAGTAGTCAGTTCGTACTAATTTTCGTCATTGCGATGGCAGTTTCCTTACCGCTGAGCTATTTAGTCATGCAAGAATGGCTACAAGGTTTTGCCTTTCAAGTTGATGTTTCTTGGACCATTTTCTTTGTGGCTGGACTCATTTCGATTTTTATTACGCTTGTAAGTGTTGGTGGCCAAAGCTTAAAAGTGGCATCCGCAAATCCAGTGAAATACTTGTCTGATCATTAA
- a CDS encoding PadR family transcriptional regulator codes for MKGTHLGEFEELVLLTCALLINSAYSVTIGAEIEEQTGRTITLSTVHTALYRLEKKGYLESYMGGTTGERGGRRKRLYRITASGFEVLNQAKDMRNRMWDMMPDYKF; via the coding sequence ATGAAAGGGACACATTTAGGTGAGTTTGAAGAGTTAGTCTTGCTAACATGCGCTTTGCTCATTAACAGCGCTTATAGCGTCACTATAGGTGCTGAAATAGAAGAACAAACAGGAAGAACTATCACCCTGTCGACAGTGCATACGGCGCTCTATAGATTAGAAAAGAAGGGATATTTGGAATCCTATATGGGAGGTACCACGGGAGAAAGAGGGGGGAGGCGCAAGCGTCTTTATAGGATTACTGCTTCAGGGTTTGAAGTACTTAATCAAGCTAAGGATATGAGAAATAGAATGTGGGATATGATGCCCGATTATAAATTTTAA
- a CDS encoding Dabb family protein, whose translation MNKFFLAPVCVLAFLMTGCQANVSDNAATVVSVSEEKRLENPFVHTAYFWFKESATTQQIEDFKESAKRLAEIETVKFFHAGEPAPTTREVIENTYDYAVVFHFKDLEAQEFYQKAPLHIQMIEDHSEIWERVMVTDISNN comes from the coding sequence ATGAATAAGTTTTTTCTAGCACCCGTTTGCGTTCTAGCCTTTCTAATGACAGGATGTCAAGCTAATGTTAGTGATAATGCAGCCACTGTAGTTTCAGTAAGCGAGGAAAAAAGGTTAGAAAATCCATTTGTTCACACGGCCTATTTTTGGTTCAAGGAATCGGCAACAACACAGCAAATAGAAGACTTTAAGGAATCTGCCAAGCGATTGGCGGAAATTGAAACTGTAAAATTCTTTCATGCCGGAGAGCCAGCACCTACCACTAGAGAAGTTATAGAAAACACCTATGACTATGCAGTAGTTTTTCATTTCAAAGACCTTGAAGCCCAAGAGTTTTACCAAAAGGCACCTCTCCACATACAAATGATCGAAGATCATTCTGAAATCTGGGAACGCGTAATGGTGACAGATATCAGCAATAATTAG
- the def gene encoding peptide deformylase: MIYPIVAFGDNVLRKEAKDYPKDSEDLTTLVENMFETMYNANGVGLAAPQIGMSHRIFVIDSTQMNSEEESNKGVKRAFINPEILDEYGNEWSFEEGCLSIPDVHGEVIRPEKLTIHYYDELWNPHEEEFDDLTARVIQHEYDHLDGVLFTDYIKGLKKQMLRSKLVGISKGNVNVKYRMKFPIKK; the protein is encoded by the coding sequence ATGATTTACCCTATTGTTGCCTTTGGCGATAACGTATTAAGAAAAGAAGCAAAAGACTACCCGAAGGATTCGGAAGACCTGACCACCCTTGTAGAAAACATGTTTGAAACCATGTATAATGCAAATGGTGTGGGACTAGCTGCACCACAAATAGGCATGTCGCATAGAATTTTTGTGATCGATTCGACACAAATGAATTCAGAAGAAGAAAGTAATAAGGGTGTAAAAAGAGCATTTATAAACCCAGAGATACTTGACGAATACGGCAATGAATGGAGTTTTGAGGAAGGTTGCCTCAGTATTCCAGATGTACACGGAGAAGTAATTCGACCTGAAAAACTTACTATTCATTATTATGATGAATTGTGGAATCCCCATGAAGAAGAATTCGATGATTTAACTGCAAGGGTTATCCAACATGAATATGACCACCTAGATGGCGTCCTATTTACGGATTATATCAAAGGGCTCAAGAAACAAATGCTTCGCTCAAAGTTGGTAGGCATTTCTAAAGGAAATGTGAATGTGAAGTATCGAATGAAATTCCCGATCAAAAAATAA
- the ruvX gene encoding Holliday junction resolvase RuvX has product MGRILAIDYGTKRVGLAVTDPLQIIASALDTIHSKDVIAFLKKYDHEEGIEVFVLGMPKKLDGTPTNATPLVQQFHRLLKKHFPEKPVYLHDERYTSKMALDAMIAGGVKKKDRREKGNIDKVSATIILQSYLESK; this is encoded by the coding sequence ATGGGTAGAATATTAGCCATCGACTATGGCACCAAAAGAGTGGGTTTGGCAGTCACCGATCCACTTCAAATCATCGCTTCTGCTTTAGATACCATACATTCAAAAGATGTTATTGCCTTCCTGAAAAAATATGATCATGAAGAGGGTATAGAAGTGTTTGTATTAGGAATGCCCAAAAAGCTTGATGGTACGCCTACAAATGCCACGCCTTTGGTTCAGCAATTTCATCGGCTTCTTAAAAAACACTTTCCTGAAAAACCTGTTTATTTGCATGACGAAAGATATACTTCCAAAATGGCGCTCGATGCCATGATCGCGGGGGGTGTCAAAAAGAAAGATAGAAGAGAAAAAGGTAATATTGATAAGGTAAGTGCCACCATTATCCTTCAATCCTACCTCGAAAGCAAATAG
- a CDS encoding hemerythrin domain-containing protein yields MDHLLKTTITDLVSENHVRASVLYYFGVKFYDYKLETLEEVCSKLGLDALSVIKSLELVLDEKETTQNQLKAYPPELVTEYLKHAHYVFIKKRLPYIGQLIDGVKDVNFRYKSLSSDLKSIFPMFVEDFIHHIYEEEDTMFTYVERLSKFLVDEKPSSEIYYLMEKFSVQEFALEHEVHESEMEGFRKFTNNYQYCDEADLHIKVLFTELERFEKDLMIHAKIENEILFPKALQLERLAKLKFYDFSKLN; encoded by the coding sequence ATGGATCATTTACTAAAAACCACTATCACAGACCTTGTTTCTGAAAACCATGTACGAGCTTCTGTGCTCTATTATTTCGGTGTCAAATTCTATGATTACAAGCTTGAGACGTTAGAAGAGGTGTGTTCAAAGTTGGGCTTGGATGCTCTGTCAGTCATCAAAAGTTTAGAGCTGGTTTTAGACGAGAAAGAGACTACTCAAAACCAACTGAAAGCTTACCCCCCAGAGCTCGTGACCGAGTATCTGAAACATGCACATTATGTATTTATCAAAAAGCGATTGCCATATATCGGACAACTCATCGATGGGGTGAAAGACGTGAACTTTAGATATAAATCTCTCTCAAGTGACCTAAAGTCTATTTTCCCAATGTTCGTGGAAGATTTTATTCACCACATTTATGAAGAGGAAGATACCATGTTCACTTATGTAGAAAGACTGAGTAAGTTTTTGGTCGACGAAAAGCCCTCTTCGGAGATCTACTACCTGATGGAGAAGTTTTCAGTTCAGGAATTTGCGCTTGAACATGAAGTGCATGAAAGTGAGATGGAAGGTTTTAGAAAATTTACAAATAACTATCAATACTGCGATGAGGCAGATTTACATATCAAAGTGCTTTTTACGGAGTTAGAAAGATTTGAAAAAGATTTAATGATCCACGCAAAAATTGAGAATGAGATTCTTTTTCCGAAAGCCTTGCAGCTTGAGCGATTAGCTAAGCTTAAGTTTTACGACTTTTCTAAACTGAATTAA
- a CDS encoding S41 family peptidase, translating into MNEHKNSSYHIRLPILLTIAVIIGILIGSEFGEPKEDKKYLSSIQKFRELLEYIENDYVDTVDTETLIEESIENMLDKLDPHTIYIPPKDRELSASQLRATYDGIGVEFNLLRDTLYVVNPLPGGPSEKAGIIAGDKIVSVDGENIAGIGVNNRKVYDMLRGPRGSKVNVGVVRRNEPELLDIELERGAIPQYSLDASYMVEDGMGYIKVNRFAETTYDEFKSALEELKSQGMTKLILDLQNNTGGYMSAAIRMSDEFLSEDQLIVSQKGQSEKYDSEAKSTEKGIFKDGALIVLVNEGSASASEIVAGALQDNDRALVIGRRSFGKGLVQLPFDLKDGSELRMTIARYYTPSGRSIQKPYDDGEKSYDADYYNRYTSGELFVKDSVQFDEDLAYKTSKGRTVYGGGGIMPDYFVPLDTTDNSIYVNRLVNSNTIREYTLDYRDNHPELKDMSFEDYNKNFEVTAAMLREVVGLGVKKGIRFNKKQFEKSRELLKYLIKARIARDNFDDDAFYKIYNETNEIYRQAITLFNNPDLLQNQSNGLLLQMR; encoded by the coding sequence GTGAACGAACATAAGAACTCATCATACCATATTAGGCTCCCAATTCTATTGACAATAGCCGTCATTATCGGGATTCTCATCGGATCAGAATTTGGAGAACCAAAAGAGGACAAAAAATATCTCAGCTCAATTCAGAAATTCAGAGAGCTCCTGGAGTATATCGAAAATGATTATGTAGACACTGTTGACACAGAAACGCTGATAGAGGAGTCTATCGAGAATATGTTGGACAAACTAGATCCACATACAATTTATATCCCGCCGAAAGACAGAGAACTAAGCGCATCGCAGCTTCGAGCAACATATGACGGCATAGGTGTAGAATTTAACTTATTACGCGACACGCTGTATGTCGTTAATCCTTTACCTGGCGGACCTTCTGAGAAAGCCGGTATTATTGCGGGTGATAAAATTGTTTCAGTAGATGGTGAAAACATTGCTGGTATTGGCGTCAACAACCGAAAGGTTTATGATATGCTCAGGGGCCCTCGAGGTTCAAAAGTGAATGTAGGAGTTGTCCGACGTAATGAACCTGAATTACTAGATATAGAGTTAGAACGGGGTGCAATTCCACAATATTCGCTTGATGCTAGCTATATGGTGGAAGACGGCATGGGCTATATCAAAGTCAATCGATTTGCCGAAACGACTTATGATGAGTTTAAATCCGCACTTGAAGAATTAAAATCTCAAGGCATGACCAAACTCATATTGGACCTTCAGAATAATACTGGTGGTTATATGAGTGCTGCTATCCGCATGTCGGATGAGTTTTTAAGTGAAGATCAATTGATCGTAAGCCAAAAAGGCCAAAGCGAAAAATATGACAGCGAAGCCAAGTCTACTGAAAAAGGAATCTTTAAAGACGGTGCTTTGATTGTATTGGTCAATGAGGGCAGTGCTTCAGCTTCCGAAATTGTGGCGGGTGCTCTTCAAGATAATGATCGTGCCTTAGTCATTGGCAGACGATCGTTCGGTAAAGGCTTGGTGCAATTACCGTTTGATTTAAAGGATGGTTCTGAACTTAGAATGACCATTGCTAGATATTACACGCCTAGTGGACGCTCGATTCAAAAGCCTTACGATGATGGTGAAAAAAGTTACGATGCAGACTATTACAATCGCTACACTTCAGGCGAGTTGTTCGTAAAAGATAGCGTACAATTCGATGAAGATTTGGCCTACAAAACTTCAAAAGGACGAACTGTTTATGGTGGTGGCGGTATTATGCCAGATTATTTTGTGCCGCTAGATACTACCGACAATAGCATTTATGTAAACCGTTTGGTAAACAGTAACACCATTCGTGAGTATACGCTGGATTATAGGGATAACCACCCAGAGCTAAAAGACATGTCTTTTGAGGACTACAATAAGAACTTTGAGGTAACTGCCGCTATGCTTCGCGAAGTTGTTGGCTTGGGTGTAAAAAAGGGAATTCGTTTTAACAAAAAGCAGTTTGAAAAATCTCGTGAGCTCTTGAAATACTTGATCAAAGCCAGAATTGCTCGTGACAATTTTGATGATGATGCATTTTACAAAATCTACAACGAGACCAATGAGATTTACCGTCAAGCTATAACGCTTTTTAACAACCCTGATTTACTGCAG